In a single window of the Melioribacteraceae bacterium genome:
- a CDS encoding NAD(P)/FAD-dependent oxidoreductase codes for MKKKVVIIGGGFGGLTTAKKLGKSDHEVILIDKTNHHLFQPLLYQVATAALSPADIAAPLRSILRNQKYTKVVMGEVTRIDVNLKKVHMGESEIEFDYLVVSIGSQHSYFGKIEWENYAPGLKTISDALSIRERVLISFEKAERATSPSVIEKYTTFVIVGGGPTGVEIAGALAEIAKKTMLKDFRNIDPSKTKIILVEAGNYILSAYDPTLSQNAKKALEEMGVTVLTNRKVNEINSRGVIIDDQFIETENIIWAAGNEIPSVIKTLDAKTDNAGRVIVQDDLSIPNNSDVFVIGDAALVLDENQKPLPGVCPVAIQQGNYVAKLISREIPVEKRKAFKYFDKGSMATIGRARAVMQLGKIKISGFLAWLAWVFIHILYLIGFRNRYKVLAEWIWFYISHRNGIRLITNKNLSQLN; via the coding sequence ATGAAAAAGAAAGTAGTAATAATTGGTGGTGGATTTGGCGGTTTAACTACCGCAAAAAAACTTGGCAAGAGTGACCATGAAGTAATTCTTATTGATAAGACCAACCATCACTTGTTTCAACCACTGTTGTACCAGGTTGCTACGGCCGCACTTTCTCCCGCAGATATTGCCGCACCCTTACGATCGATTTTAAGAAATCAAAAATATACAAAAGTTGTTATGGGGGAAGTAACCCGGATAGATGTAAATTTGAAAAAAGTCCACATGGGTGAAAGTGAAATTGAGTTCGACTATTTAGTAGTATCAATTGGATCTCAACATTCATATTTCGGAAAAATTGAGTGGGAAAACTATGCCCCGGGATTAAAAACTATATCGGATGCGCTTTCAATTAGGGAACGAGTTTTAATTTCTTTTGAAAAAGCAGAACGAGCAACATCACCTTCAGTTATTGAAAAATATACAACATTCGTAATTGTGGGGGGAGGCCCTACCGGAGTAGAGATTGCCGGCGCGCTTGCCGAAATTGCCAAAAAAACTATGTTAAAGGATTTTAGGAATATTGATCCTTCAAAAACTAAAATTATTCTTGTAGAAGCCGGTAATTATATTTTATCAGCTTATGATCCCACACTTAGTCAAAATGCAAAAAAAGCTCTTGAAGAAATGGGAGTAACTGTTTTAACCAACCGTAAAGTGAATGAAATTAACAGTAGAGGGGTTATTATAGATGATCAGTTCATCGAAACAGAAAATATTATTTGGGCGGCTGGTAATGAAATCCCTAGTGTAATTAAAACTCTCGATGCAAAAACTGATAACGCGGGAAGAGTAATAGTTCAAGATGATTTATCAATTCCAAATAATTCGGATGTATTTGTAATTGGAGATGCTGCGTTAGTGCTTGATGAAAATCAAAAACCATTACCCGGTGTCTGCCCCGTTGCAATTCAGCAAGGAAATTATGTTGCTAAATTAATAAGTAGGGAAATTCCAGTCGAAAAAAGAAAAGCATTTAAATATTTTGATAAAGGCAGCATGGCTACTATTGGTAGAGCGCGTGCAGTCATGCAGTTAGGAAAAATTAAGATTTCGGGATTTTTAGCCTGGCTAGCTTGGGTATTTATTCATATCCTCTATCTTATCGGCTTTCGCAATAGATATAAAGTCTTAGCCGAATGGATATGGTTTTATATAAGCCATAGAAATGGAATACGCTTGATCACTAACAAAAATTTATCACAATTAAATTAA
- a CDS encoding spore maturation protein, with amino-acid sequence MLNYIWLALIFLGISAAVTLDLKDSINDKYKNGKEFPVTVEYFEHNEEADVYVDGIEFNNFYSVKAIEDFNFKAKISQKSASKEYSFFVSSTNKFPATWKDMARANGKEEDLSGTLKIISKIDSNSYKAVLVLEKISFIKMKEVTNAAIDYASTAVNIALGLIGIMALWLGIMKIGESAGLISKIAKSIKPVTKFLFPDVPQDHPAVGSIIMNISANMLGLGNAATPFGLKAMEELDSLNENKGTATNAMCTFLIINTAGLTLIPATAIAIRAASGSSDPAIIIGTSFFGALCATITGITAAKILEKFSINNFNFLHWMKSNTKFILAILVFMSVIIAAITLKLFTVINVEVIRSVIQVFSSAAIPVIILSFVIYGAVKKVKIYETFVDGAKEGFNIAIRIIPFLVAMLVAIGIFRTGGAMDYLIWALSPITGLIGFPAEALPMALMRPLSGSGALGIMSETLNAYGPDSFIGLLTSTIMGSTETTFYVLALYFGAVNIKKTRHAVAAGVLADIAGILAALFIVRIIFG; translated from the coding sequence ATGTTAAATTATATTTGGTTAGCTTTAATATTTTTGGGCATCTCCGCGGCGGTAACTCTTGATTTAAAAGATAGTATTAACGACAAATATAAAAATGGGAAAGAGTTTCCAGTTACAGTGGAATATTTTGAACATAATGAAGAAGCTGATGTTTATGTTGATGGCATTGAATTCAATAATTTTTATTCTGTAAAAGCAATTGAGGATTTTAACTTCAAAGCGAAGATTTCTCAAAAGTCAGCTTCAAAAGAGTATTCCTTTTTTGTATCAAGTACAAATAAATTTCCAGCCACCTGGAAAGATATGGCACGCGCAAATGGGAAAGAGGAGGACCTCTCCGGCACTTTAAAAATTATCAGTAAGATTGATTCAAATTCTTATAAAGCTGTATTAGTGCTTGAAAAAATATCTTTTATTAAAATGAAAGAGGTTACAAACGCCGCAATTGATTACGCATCAACTGCAGTAAATATTGCACTCGGACTAATCGGTATTATGGCTTTATGGTTGGGTATCATGAAGATAGGAGAGAGTGCTGGTTTGATTTCAAAAATTGCCAAATCAATTAAACCGGTAACAAAGTTTTTATTCCCCGATGTACCGCAGGATCATCCCGCAGTCGGTTCAATAATTATGAATATCTCTGCGAATATGCTGGGACTTGGCAACGCCGCGACCCCTTTCGGATTAAAAGCGATGGAGGAGTTAGATTCTCTAAATGAAAACAAAGGAACTGCAACCAATGCAATGTGTACTTTCTTAATAATCAATACTGCGGGATTAACATTAATTCCTGCAACAGCAATTGCTATTAGAGCCGCCTCGGGGAGTAGTGATCCGGCAATAATTATTGGTACCTCATTTTTTGGAGCGCTATGCGCAACAATTACCGGAATAACAGCGGCAAAAATTTTGGAAAAATTTTCAATAAATAATTTCAATTTTTTGCACTGGATGAAAAGCAATACAAAATTCATCCTGGCAATATTAGTGTTTATGAGTGTTATTATAGCGGCAATTACACTTAAATTATTTACCGTAATTAATGTTGAAGTGATTCGTTCCGTAATTCAAGTGTTTTCATCGGCGGCAATACCAGTAATAATTTTATCATTTGTTATTTATGGCGCAGTTAAAAAAGTAAAGATTTATGAAACATTTGTGGATGGTGCTAAAGAAGGTTTCAACATAGCAATTAGAATTATTCCATTCTTAGTTGCAATGCTTGTGGCAATTGGAATATTTAGAACCGGCGGAGCAATGGATTATCTAATTTGGGCGCTTTCTCCCATAACCGGATTGATTGGATTTCCCGCCGAAGCATTGCCTATGGCTTTAATGAGACCACTCTCTGGGAGCGGCGCACTTGGTATAATGTCGGAAACACTAAATGCCTATGGCCCCGATTCATTTATTGGACTTTTAACTTCAACAATTATGGGAAGTACCGAAACAACATTTTATGTATTGGCACTTTATTTCGGAGCGGTAAATATCAAAAAAACAAGACATGCGGTCGCAGCAGGAGTACTAGCCGATATAGCTGGAATATTAGCCGCACTATTTATCGTTAGAATTATTTTTGGATAA
- a CDS encoding alanine dehydrogenase, protein MRIGIPREKHREEKRVALAPAGVHTLVQAGHTVFIESNAGLDSHFPDEDYRRVGANIVYSAEEVFQRSELITKIDTITEEEVDFLQDEQTIFSFLHLAVSKKNVIDKLIKKRITGIAFELIEKDEQLPVLHSMSEIAGQLAVQIGERYLGSDFPKSRGILMGGIAGVAPAAVVIIGAGVVGFNAARAAHNRGAHIIVLDKDLRRLRRIQSEISKNITTVAANEYTIARGVKFADLLIGAVQIKAEKTPSIVSEEMVKSMKKGSVIIDVSIDQGGCIETSRPTTISDPVFNLYDVIHYCVPNMTALVSRTATYGLTNSTIEYIQAIADNGLVNALLGDTGLAKGVCTHNGFCTNEHIADAFNLEYRRLHLFSKN, encoded by the coding sequence ATGAGAATTGGAATACCAAGAGAAAAACACCGCGAAGAGAAAAGGGTTGCCCTGGCTCCGGCTGGTGTTCATACTTTAGTTCAGGCCGGGCATACTGTTTTTATTGAATCGAATGCCGGATTAGACAGCCACTTCCCCGATGAAGATTACCGTAGAGTGGGCGCAAATATAGTTTATTCTGCTGAAGAAGTTTTTCAGCGCTCAGAACTAATCACAAAAATAGATACTATTACCGAGGAAGAAGTTGATTTTCTTCAGGATGAACAGACGATTTTTTCGTTCCTTCATCTTGCCGTCAGTAAAAAAAATGTGATCGATAAATTGATTAAAAAAAGAATTACAGGTATCGCATTCGAGTTAATTGAAAAAGATGAACAATTGCCGGTTCTTCATTCGATGAGCGAAATTGCTGGACAGCTAGCCGTTCAGATTGGAGAAAGATATTTGGGAAGTGATTTCCCTAAAAGTCGTGGAATATTAATGGGTGGAATTGCAGGTGTAGCACCAGCTGCAGTAGTTATAATTGGTGCCGGTGTTGTTGGATTTAATGCCGCACGCGCCGCTCACAATAGGGGAGCCCATATAATTGTGTTAGATAAAGATTTAAGAAGGTTGAGAAGAATTCAATCTGAAATTTCAAAAAATATTACTACAGTTGCCGCTAATGAATACACTATAGCTCGTGGTGTTAAATTTGCCGATTTATTGATTGGTGCAGTCCAAATTAAAGCAGAAAAAACTCCCAGTATTGTTAGTGAGGAAATGGTAAAATCCATGAAAAAAGGATCGGTCATAATTGATGTCTCTATTGATCAAGGAGGTTGTATTGAGACCAGCCGACCCACAACTATTTCTGATCCAGTATTTAATCTTTACGATGTAATTCACTATTGCGTTCCAAATATGACAGCACTAGTATCAAGAACAGCAACTTATGGGCTAACAAATTCTACAATTGAATATATTCAGGCAATTGCCGATAATGGTTTAGTAAACGCACTTTTGGGAGATACCGGATTAGCAAAGGGTGTGTGTACTCATAATGGATTTTGTACAAATGAACATATAGCGGATGCATTTAATCTTGAGTACAGAAGACTTCACCTTTTTTCTAAAAATTAA
- a CDS encoding acetyl-CoA hydrolase/transferase family protein, whose translation MTIEEIKITKPSNAPWLKRYNSRLVSAEDAVKIIKSKDKIIVQPGCAAPLKLINAMVQRKDELFDVEIYHILVVGDIPYTKPGMEAHFRHKAFFIGTNSRLAVNEGRADFIPIFLSEVTMLFKRGVIVPDIALIHVSPPDEHGFCSYGIDVGNIKTPAEKSKCVIAQVNKQMPRGLGNSFIHINKIDYIVEVDEPLKELPQVDPDATSEMLSIYDNIGNHIAGMIEDGSTLQMGIGAIPDAVLKYLHNKNDLGIHTEMFSDGLISLIEEGVVNGERKTLHQGKLIAGFVLGTRKAFDFIDNNPIFEFHPQEYVNNPFVIAQNTKMIAINSAIEIDLTGQVCSDSIGTRFYSGIGGQVDFVRGAANSDGGKPIIALPSATKDLKYSRIVSTLKPGAGVVTSRGDVHYVVTEYGIAHLFGKTIKERARALIEIAHPEFRDQLFEFAKSNYHI comes from the coding sequence ATGACAATTGAAGAAATAAAAATAACTAAACCTAGCAACGCCCCCTGGCTCAAAAGATATAATTCAAGATTGGTATCTGCAGAGGATGCTGTAAAAATTATTAAGTCGAAAGATAAAATAATTGTTCAGCCAGGATGTGCTGCACCTTTGAAATTAATTAATGCGATGGTGCAAAGGAAAGATGAATTATTTGATGTGGAGATATACCATATTTTGGTTGTTGGAGATATTCCTTATACCAAGCCAGGAATGGAAGCTCATTTTAGACACAAAGCTTTTTTTATTGGCACAAATTCTAGACTTGCGGTAAATGAGGGGCGAGCCGATTTTATCCCAATATTTCTATCCGAAGTTACGATGCTATTTAAACGAGGTGTAATTGTTCCGGACATTGCTCTCATTCATGTTTCACCCCCGGATGAACATGGATTTTGTAGTTATGGAATAGATGTGGGTAATATTAAAACTCCAGCCGAAAAATCGAAATGTGTTATTGCTCAAGTTAATAAACAAATGCCCCGAGGTTTGGGTAATAGTTTTATTCATATCAACAAAATTGATTATATAGTTGAAGTAGATGAACCTCTTAAAGAACTGCCCCAGGTAGATCCCGATGCTACTTCCGAAATGTTGAGTATATATGATAATATTGGAAATCATATTGCCGGAATGATTGAAGATGGTTCAACTCTTCAAATGGGAATTGGCGCAATCCCCGATGCGGTATTAAAGTATCTACACAATAAAAATGATTTGGGCATTCATACAGAAATGTTCTCTGATGGATTGATAAGTCTTATTGAAGAAGGTGTAGTTAACGGAGAAAGAAAAACACTACATCAAGGGAAATTAATAGCCGGATTTGTACTTGGAACTAGGAAAGCGTTTGATTTTATCGATAACAATCCAATTTTTGAATTTCATCCTCAAGAATATGTTAATAATCCCTTTGTTATTGCTCAGAATACAAAGATGATTGCTATTAACTCCGCAATTGAGATTGATTTAACCGGACAGGTTTGCTCCGATTCGATTGGTACCCGTTTCTATAGTGGGATTGGTGGACAAGTAGATTTTGTTCGCGGTGCCGCTAACTCCGATGGGGGTAAACCAATTATTGCGCTTCCTTCAGCCACAAAAGATTTAAAGTATTCGAGAATCGTTTCGACTTTAAAACCGGGGGCTGGAGTTGTAACTTCACGAGGTGATGTACATTATGTTGTAACTGAGTATGGAATTGCACATCTTTTTGGTAAAACAATAAAAGAAAGGGCTCGCGCCTTAATTGAAATTGCGCACCCAGAATTTCGAGATCAACTTTTTGAATTCGCAAAATCAAATTATCACATTTAA
- a CDS encoding metallophosphoesterase has protein sequence MVAVIGDIHGCYYTLAELYEKIRKSYPNIEIYTVGDMVDRGNHSYETLEFIIENRIIFTPGNHDYMFYHFFKEPQSVFARSWFFNGNETTLESYENREKEMFRHIEIIRTAPLYYDTMDCFISHAGISSEYANFLPNDYQLNLELLDHLVHNDLRTDRGILWTRDQLLNLGKLQVVGHTKQQSITLIEDSNAVYIDTGACVGNKLSAIIVHQSKIIETIDVKTNLNDII, from the coding sequence ATGGTTGCGGTTATTGGCGACATACATGGTTGTTATTATACATTAGCAGAATTATATGAAAAAATCCGTAAAAGCTATCCCAATATTGAAATCTATACAGTGGGAGATATGGTTGACAGGGGAAACCACAGCTATGAAACTTTAGAATTTATTATAGAGAATAGAATAATCTTTACTCCCGGTAATCATGATTATATGTTTTATCATTTTTTTAAAGAACCTCAAAGTGTATTCGCGCGTTCATGGTTTTTTAATGGCAACGAAACAACATTAGAATCATACGAAAACCGCGAAAAAGAAATGTTTAGACACATTGAAATAATTAGAACAGCTCCTCTTTATTATGATACTATGGATTGTTTTATATCTCATGCGGGAATCTCATCGGAATATGCTAACTTTTTACCCAATGATTATCAACTAAATCTTGAACTTTTAGATCATCTTGTTCATAATGATTTAAGAACAGATAGAGGCATTTTGTGGACACGCGATCAACTTCTTAATTTGGGTAAATTACAAGTCGTGGGGCATACCAAACAGCAAAGTATAACTCTCATCGAGGATTCGAATGCAGTTTATATAGATACCGGCGCATGTGTTGGGAATAAACTTAGTGCCATTATAGTTCATCAAAGTAAGATTATTGAGACTATTGATGTAAAGACAAATTTGAATGATATTATATAA